In Aspergillus oryzae RIB40 DNA, chromosome 6, one genomic interval encodes:
- a CDS encoding tubulin beta chain (beta tubulin), giving the protein MREIVHLQTGQCGNQIGAAFWQTISGEHGLDGSGVYNGSSDLQLERMNVYFNEASGNKYVPRAVLVDLEPGTMDAVRAGPFGQLFRPDNFVFGQSGAGNNWAKGHYTEGAELVDQVVDVVRREAEGCDCLQGFQITHSLGGGTGAGMGTLLISKIREEFPDRMMATFSVVPSPKVSDTVVEPYNATLSVHQLVEHSDETFCIDNEALYDICMRTLKLSNPSYGDLNHLVSAVMSGVTTCLRFPGQLNSDLRKLAVNMVPFPRLHFFMVGFAPLTSRGAHSFRAVSVPELTQQMFDPKNMMAASDFRNGRYLTCSAIFRGKVSMKEVEDQMRNIQSKNQTYFVEWIPNNIQTALCSIPPRGLKMSSTFIGNSTSIQELFKRVGDQFTAMFRRKAFLHWYTGEGMDEMEFTEAESNMNDLVSEYQQYQDASISEGEEEYLEEEEPLEHEE; this is encoded by the exons ATGCGTGAGATC GTTCACCTTCAGACCGGCCAGTGT GGTAACCAAATAGGTGCCGCTTTCTG GCAAACCATCTCTGGCGAGCACGGCCTTGACGGCTCCGGTGT TTACAATGGCTCCTCCGATCTCCAGCTGGAGCGTATGAACGTCTACTTCAACGAG GCCAGCGGAAACAAGTATGTCCCTCGTGCCGTcctcgttgatcttgagCCTGGTACCATGGACGCCGTCCGTGCCGGTCCCTTCGGTCAGCTCTTCCGTCCCGACAACTTCGTTTTCGGCCAGTCCGGTGCTGGTAACAACTGGGCCAAGGGTCACTACACCGAGGGTGCCGAACTCGTTGACCAGGTTGTCGATGTTGTCCGTCGCGAGGCTGAGGGCTGCGACTGCCTCCAGGGTTTCCAGATTACCCACTCCCTCGGTGGTGGTACCGGTGCCGGTATGGGTACTCTCCTGATCTCCAAGATCCGTGAGGAGTTCCCCGACCGTATGATGGCCACCTTCTCCGTTGTCCCCTCCCCCAAGGTCTCCGACACCGTTGTTGAGCCCTACAACGCCACTCTTTCCGTCCACCAGCTTGTTGAGCACTCCGACGAGACCTTCTGTATCGACAACGAGGCTCTGTATGACATTTGCATGCGCACCCTCAAGCTCTCCAACCCCTCTTACGGTGACCTGAACCACCTGGTCTCTGCTGTCATGTCTGGCGTGACCACCTGTCTCCGTTTCCCCGGTCAGCTCAACTCTGATCTTCGCAAGTTGGCCGTCAACATGGTTCCTTTCCCTCGTCTTCacttcttcatggttggCTTCGCTCCTCTGACCAGCCGCGGTGCCCACTCTTTCCGTGCCGTCTCCGTTCCTGAGTTGACCCAGCAGATGTTCGACCCCAAGAACATGATGGCTGCTTCTGACTTCCGTAACGGTCGTTACCTCACCTGCTCTGCTATCTT CCGCGGAAAGGTCTCCatgaaggaggttgaggacCAGATGCGCAACATCCAGAGCAAGAACCAGACCTACTTCGTCGAGTGGATCcccaacaacatccagaCCGCCCTGTGCTCCATTCCTCCCCGTGGTCTCAAGATGTCCTCCACCTTCATTGGAAACTCCACCTCCATCCAGgagctcttcaagcgtgTCGGCGACCAGTTCACTGCTATGTTCCGTCGCAAGGCTTTCTTGCATTGGTACACTGGTGAGGGtatggacgagatggagtTCACTGAGGCTGAGAGCAACATGAACGACCTTGTCTCCGAGTACCAGCAGTACCAGGATGCCTCCATCTCcgagggcgaggaggaatA cctcgaggaggaggagcccCTTGAGCACGAGGAGTAA
- a CDS encoding U2 snRNP complex subunit CUS2 (transcription elongation factor TAT-SF1) yields the protein MQDAPIPSTAESRRPSVASNTTTAPFWSNPAYQSFPRNSRTSIYCLSSTINLIIHIDPVLLYFSAFQESRTLAIAAMVSPSPEGASSNFPQDPSEFDSDPRISFSKLDDKFILETDDGQEFEYDTALKRWIPTGNGQKPKKQRVNTAVYVTSIPLDADFEEIRYVFSKCGVIAEEIDSGRPRIKMYMDDDGKFKGEALVVFFRPESVNLAIQMLDDSDFRLGVTGPQGPMRVQPADFSYKSQQEAPTKTSAKDKRKIIQRTQRLNKYETYKYEWSFGRRDLLMWWNSKLADWDDDEPSALPETNSKFEKVVILKHMFTLKELDDDPAAILDIKEDIRDECSKLGEVTNVVLYDKETDGVVSVKFQDPEAARNCVKLMDGRYFAGTRVEAYISDGSERFKKSNEKRAALEDLAERGLDADEDEEEKQRLVEFGTWLESSHTVENTAK from the exons ATGCAGGACGCTCCAATACCCTCCACTGCAGAATCTCGACGCCCTAGCGTTGCATCAAATACAACCACCGCTCCTTTTTG GAGCAATCCCGCGTACCAAAGTTTCCCCCGCAACTCCCGAACGTCGATCTACTGCCTGTCTTCCACAATCAACTTAATTATTCATATAGACCCTGTGCTCCTTTACTTTTCAGCGTTCCAGGAATCCCGCACACTCGCCATCGCCGCTATGGTATCCCCCAGTCCCGAGGGTGCCTCGAGCAACTTCCCTCAGGATCCTTCCGAATTCGACAGCGACCCGcgcatttccttctcgaaaCTGGACGACAAGTTCATTTTGGAAACAGATGATGGTCAGGAGTTTGAATACGATACGGCTTTGAAGCGATGGATTCCGACG GGGAACGGCCAAAAACCGAAGAAACAGCGCGTTAACACAGCGGTCTATGTCACATCCATTCCTCTTGACGCTGACTTTGAAGAAATCCGATATGTCTTTTCTAAGTGTGGCGTCATcgccgaggaaatcgacAGCGGCCGCCCACGGATTAAGATGTAcatggatgatgatggaaaATTCAAGGGTGAAGCTCTCGTTGTGTTCTTTCGCCCGGAATCTGTCAACCTTGCAATCCAGATGCTGGATGACTCGGATTTCAGGTTAGGAGTAACGGGGCCGCAGGGACCTATGCGGGTTCAACCTGCAGATTTCTCTTACAAAAGCCAACAAGAGGCACCGACCAAGACCAGCGCGAAGGACAAGAGAAAGATCATTCAAAGGACCCAGAGATTAAATAAGTATGAAACTTACAAGTACGAATGGTCATTTGGCAGGAGAGACTTGCTAATGTGGTGGAACAGCAAACTTGCCGattgggatgatgacgaacCGTCTGCTTTACCAGAGACCAACTCTAAGTTTGAAAAAGTCGTCATCTTGAAGCATATGTTCACTCTGAAAGAACTCGAT GATGACCCAGCAGCCATCCTTGACATCAAGGAGGACATCCGTGATGAGTGTTCGAAACTGGGAGAGGTGACGAATGTGGTCCTTTACGATAAGGAAACCGATGGAGTAGTTAGTGTCAAGTTCCAAGACCCAGAGGCTGCAAGAAACTGTGTaaag CTCATGGATGGCCGGTACTTCGCTGGGACCCGCGTTGAGGCTTACATCTCCGATGGTAGCGAGCGATTCAAGAAGAGCAACGAGAAACGAGCGGCTCTTGAGGACTTGGCGGAGAGGGGATTGgatgctgatgaggatgaggaagagaagcagcGTTTGGTTGAATTTGGCACTTGGCTCGAGAGCTCTCATACTGTGGAGAACACGGCCAAATGA
- a CDS encoding ammonium permease MEP2 (ammonia permease), with amino-acid sequence MAEYPVAYNGSATGTGGDSLTEDLNIYYSSGDIAWVIVSTALVLLMIPGVGFFYSGLARRKSALSLLWLSIMSVGIVSFQWFFWGYSLAFSHTAGKYIGDLSNFGFKGVLGAPSVGSAKVPDLLFAVFQGMFACITVALAVGAVAERGRMLPCMVFSFVWSTIIYDPIACWTWNSSGWVANLGGLDYAGGTPVHIASGCTALAYSLMLGKRRGHGTHELNYRPHNVTHVVIGTVFLWVGWFGFNAGSALSANLRAVMAAVVTNLAAAVGGVTWCILDYRLERKWSTVGFCSGVIAGLVAITPASGFVTPWASFIFGVVGAVACNYATKLKYVIKVDDALDIFAVHGIGGLVGNLLTGLFAADYIAHLDGSTTIDGGWINHNYIQLAYQLADSVTGMAYSFFGSCIILFIINLIPGLSLRAPEEDEIMGIDDAEIGEFAYDYVEITRDVISAANSESGENASKRSLTPTGNETTIEAKA; translated from the exons ATGGCAGAATACCCTGTGGCCTACAATGGGTCGGCGACCGGGACCGGAGGTGACTCTCTGACGGAAGATCTCAACATCTACTACAGC TCTGGTGACATCGCATGGGTTATTGTTTCGACGGCTCTTGTCTTGTTGATGATTCCAGGAGTCGG ATTCTTCTATTCCGGTCTTGCCCGTCGGAAGTCGGCACTTTCGCTACTATGGCTCTCGATAATGTCTGTCGGAATAGTCTCCTTCCAGTGGTTCTTCTGGGGGTACTCTCTCGCTTTCTCTCATACCGCCGGAAAATATATTGGTGACTTGAGCAACTTTGGGTTCAAAGGGGTCCTGGGTGCGCCATCTGTTGGCAGCGCCAAGGTCCCAGATCTCTTGTTTGCTGTCTTCCAAGGCATGTTCGCCTGTATTAC AGTGGCACTCGCGGTTGGTGCTGTCGCAGAGCGTGGCCGCATGCTTCCCTGCATGGTTTTTAGCTTTGTCTGGTCCACCATCATCTACGACCCTATCGCATGCTGGACCTGGAACTCGAGCGGTTGGGTGGCAAAccttggtggtcttgatTATGCGGGTGGTACACCCGTTCACATCGCCTCTGGTTGTACCGCATTGGCATACTCGCTGATGCTTGGAAAGCGTCGTGGACACGGCACCCACGAGCTCAACTATCGCCCGCACAACGTAACACATGTGGTCATCGGTACGGTATTCCTTTGGGTTGGATGGTTCGGATTCAATGCCGGCTCCGCCTTGAGCGCCAATCTTCGTGCCGTCATGGCAGCCGTGGTCACCAACCTCGCCGCCGCCGTGGGGGGAGTTACCTGGTGTATCCTGGACTACCGGCTTGAGAGGAAGTGGTCTACTGTTGGTTTCTGCTCCGGTGTGATTGCCGGCTTGGTGGCCATCACCCCCGCATCGGGCTTTGTCACTCCCTGGGCTTCATTCATTTTCGGTGTTGTGGGAGCTGTCGCTTgcaactatgccaccaaacTCAAGTACGTGATCAAGGTTGACGACGCGCTTGATATCTTCGCTGTCCACGGTATTGGAGGTCTGGTGGGCAACCTTTTGACTGGACTTTTCGCTGC TGATTACATCGCCCACCTTGATGGCTCTACCACAATCGATGGCGGCTGGATCAACCACAACTACATCCAGCTAGCTTATCAGCTCGCCGACTCCGTCACCGGAATGGCATACTCTTTCTTCGGAAGCTGCattatcctcttcatcatcaacctgaTTCCTGGCCTCAGCTTGCGTGCcccggaagaagacgagaTCATGGGCATTGACGACGCCGAAATTGGCGAGTTTGCT TATGACTACGTCGAGATTACCCGCGACGTGATCAGTGCCGCCAACAGTGAGAGCGGCGAGAATGCTTCCAAGCGTAGCTTGACTCCAACCGGCAACGAAACGACCATAGAGGCCAAGGCTTAG
- a CDS encoding uncharacterized protein (voltage-gated shaker-like K+ channel, subunit beta/KCNAB), with protein sequence MPCSPRLLEQKTPVTPIGYGAMSLSAYYTNTPEPDSKRLAFLDHVYATGQRFWDTANNYGDNEELIGKWLALNPDKRKDIVLATKFGQVGGGPGRNDAAYARECCERSLEKLQTSYIDLYYVHRVDTAVPIEKTVEGLVGLVREGKVRHIGLSEVSPQTLRRAHAVHPIAAIQMEYSLFALDVEKPKTDLLNTTKELGVALVAYSPLSRGLLSGRLKSPDDLEEGDFRRGIPRFFPENFHKNLELAEKLHTIAARNGITVGQLALAWLLAQGDNVIPIPGTKSIDYFNENMGALEVELGMQDLREIRAAAEKADVRGHRYAVETSPNSYFADTPPLE encoded by the exons ATGCCCTGCTCACCGAGACTTCTCGAGCAGAAAACCCCTGTAACCCCCATCGGTTACGGGGCAATGTCCCTCAGCGCATACTACACCAACACACCCGAACCGGACTCCAAACGCCTCGCCTTCCTAGACCACGTCTACGCCACCGGGCAACGCTTCTGGGATACAGCGAACAACTACGGCGACAATGAGGAATTAATCGGCAAGTGGCTGGCGCTGAATCCCGACAAACGGAAAGATATAGTTCTGGCGACGAAATTCGGGCAGGTGGGTGGCGGACCGGGGAGAAATGATGCAGCGTATGCGCGAGAGTGTTGCGAAAGGAGTCTGGAGAAGCTTCAGACGAGTTATATCGACTTGTACTATGTGCATCGGGTTGATACGGCAGTTCCGATTGAGAAGACCGTGGAGGGGCTGGTGGGACTGGTTCG CGAAGGGAAAGTTCGCCATATTGGTCTTTCGGAAGTGTCGCCTCAGACTCTTCGGAGGGCTCACGCTGTGCACCCCATCGCCGCAATTCAGATGGAATACAGTCTTTTCGCGTTGGACGTCGAAAAGCCCAAGACTGACCTCCTgaacaccaccaaggaaCTCGGCGTCGCGCTTGTGGCATACTCGCCTTTGAGCCGGGGGCTATTGTCCGGCCGGCTGAAGAGTCCTGACGACCTAGAAGAGGGGGATTTTCGAAGGGGAATACCAcgtttctttccagagaACTTCCACAAGAATCTAGAGCTGGCTGAGAAGTTGCATACTATTGCTGCCCGGAATGGCATAACGGTAGGCCAATTGGCGCTGGCGTGGTTGTTGGCGCAAGGCGACAATGTCATCCCCATACCAGGGACGAAGAGTATTGACTACTTTAATGAGAATATGGGGGCattggaggtggagttgGGTATGCAAGATCTGCGGGAGATTCGGGCGGCAGCGGAAAAGGCCGATGTCAGAGGGCATCGATATGCTGTGGAGACGTCGCCAAACTCGTATTTTGCAGATACGCCACCGTTGGAATGA
- a CDS encoding uncharacterized protein (predicted protein), whose protein sequence is MKATTIGTLLLAAGTALAVPGKRAQKAVAISGFSASQNDQQGFVTFSFSDPNYNKAPIDANVLWERPGNPPSDARTSDGAYLVQFPDGVDDISTFTLQVQRENSTSKVSFTVDDADEDTNWHCSNVNGTTNGKKCHYNGNIVFNPPSPSSSPSASPSASPSASASASASPTPSAEPSS, encoded by the exons ATGAAGGCCACCACTATCGGCACCCTCCTGCTGGCTGCCGGCACCGCGCTGGCCGTACCTGGCAAGCGGGCCCAGAAAGCCGTCGCCATCAGCGGCTTCTCTGCCTCTCAGAACGACCAGCAGGGATTTGTcaccttcagcttcagcgACCCTAACTACAACAAGGCACCTATCGATGCCAACGTGCTCTG GGAGCGTCCCGGAAACCCTCCCTCAGACGCTCGCACCAGCGATGGTGCCTACTTAGTCCAATTCCCAGACGGCGTGGACGACATCTCCACCTTCACCTTGCAGGTGCAGCGGGAGAACAGCACCTCCAAGGTCTCGTTTACCGTCGATGACGCCGACGAGGACACTAACTGGCACTGTTCCAATGTGAATGGTACCACGAATGGGAAGAAGTGCCACTACAATGGAAACATCGTCTTTaaccctccttctccttcctcgtctccTTCTGCCTCGCCTTCCGCTTCTCcctctgcctctgcctctgcctctgcctctcCTACACCTTCCGCTGAGCCTTCTTCTTAA